The following coding sequences lie in one Halorarum halophilum genomic window:
- a CDS encoding molybdopterin-dependent oxidoreductase, which translates to MHGVPGSLASAVRRLEPPPRVVDWALAATVAFQVVSGLFSFTVGSPDGEWVFWLHSTVGLTLVGLLAFKLWRVRRRVRTPAAWDGATPLSVLQAVVAVAALATGVFWVLGGNIPVLGWTTLNLHIGLGLVLVPLVLVHLGARYHSPRDVDLDRRAALRTGALLVGGALAWQASEATDRLLGGATRRFTGSKPTADLSGAETEGGEFPVTSWVADDPDPVEREEWTLSVAGLVEEPLELGYDEVDPGPAGSGDSGGEGTQVEATLDCTSGWYTHQNWDGVRVGDLLESAGASGEARYVRFVSVTGYRWSLPVEEARDALLATRVGGERLSHGHGAPARLVAPGRRGFQWVKWVERVEVRQRGDPAQWLVTLISGFD; encoded by the coding sequence ATGCACGGGGTCCCCGGGAGCCTCGCGTCCGCCGTCCGGCGGCTGGAGCCACCGCCGCGGGTCGTCGACTGGGCGCTCGCGGCGACCGTCGCGTTCCAGGTCGTCTCGGGGCTGTTCTCGTTCACGGTCGGCTCCCCCGACGGCGAGTGGGTGTTCTGGCTCCACTCGACGGTCGGGCTGACGCTCGTGGGCCTGCTCGCGTTCAAACTGTGGCGGGTGCGCCGCCGCGTGCGCACGCCGGCCGCGTGGGACGGCGCCACGCCGCTCTCGGTGCTCCAGGCGGTCGTCGCGGTCGCCGCGCTGGCGACGGGCGTGTTTTGGGTGCTCGGGGGCAACATCCCCGTCCTCGGCTGGACGACGCTGAACCTCCACATCGGGCTCGGGCTGGTGCTCGTCCCGCTGGTGCTCGTCCACCTCGGCGCCCGCTACCACTCGCCCCGCGACGTCGACCTCGACAGGCGCGCGGCCCTGCGGACCGGGGCGCTGCTCGTCGGGGGCGCGCTCGCCTGGCAAGCCAGCGAGGCGACCGACCGCCTGCTCGGCGGCGCGACCCGGCGGTTCACGGGCTCGAAGCCGACGGCAGACCTCTCCGGGGCGGAGACTGAGGGCGGGGAGTTCCCGGTCACCTCGTGGGTCGCCGACGACCCCGACCCGGTCGAGCGCGAGGAGTGGACGCTCTCGGTCGCAGGGCTGGTCGAGGAACCGCTTGAACTCGGTTACGACGAGGTGGACCCCGGCCCCGCCGGTTCGGGCGACTCCGGCGGGGAGGGCACGCAGGTGGAGGCGACGCTCGACTGCACGAGCGGCTGGTACACGCACCAGAACTGGGACGGCGTCCGCGTCGGCGACCTCCTGGAGTCGGCCGGCGCCTCCGGCGAGGCGCGCTACGTCAGGTTCGTCTCGGTGACGGGCTACCGGTGGTCGCTCCCGGTCGAGGAGGCACGCGACGCCCTGCTGGCGACGCGGGTCGGCGGGGAGCGCCTGAGCCACGGCCACGGCGCGCCGGCGCGGCTGGTCGCTCCCGGACGGCGCGGCTTCCAGTGGGTGAAGTGGGTCGAGCGCGTGGAGGTCCGACAGCGTGGCGACCCGGCCCAGTGGCTCGTGACGCTGATCTCGGGGTTCGACTAG
- a CDS encoding cupin domain-containing protein: MERVAVDDVENSVQPAAVLKPLTDALGCTDLAVNSYELAPGDSFAFAYHSHDAQEEVFVILEGTATFETEEGDVTVDSNEAIRFGPGELQRGWNRGEKRVHAIALGAPLAYEGGETLVDCPTCGERTSHDIVRPDDEPDARAVVCEICGTETQRWRRGAGGENEWA, translated from the coding sequence ATGGAACGGGTCGCCGTCGACGACGTGGAGAACAGTGTCCAGCCAGCGGCGGTGCTGAAGCCGCTCACCGACGCGCTCGGCTGCACCGACCTCGCGGTCAACTCCTACGAGCTGGCGCCGGGCGACTCATTCGCGTTCGCGTACCACAGCCACGACGCCCAGGAGGAGGTGTTCGTGATCCTCGAGGGGACGGCGACGTTCGAAACCGAGGAGGGCGACGTGACGGTCGACTCGAACGAGGCGATCCGCTTCGGCCCGGGCGAACTCCAGCGCGGGTGGAACCGGGGCGAGAAACGGGTCCACGCCATCGCGCTCGGCGCACCGCTGGCGTACGAGGGCGGCGAGACGCTCGTCGACTGCCCGACGTGCGGCGAGCGCACCTCCCACGACATCGTCCGCCCGGATGACGAGCCTGACGCGAGGGCGGTCGTCTGCGAGATCTGCGGCACGGAGACCCAGCGGTGGCGACGCGGCGCGGGCGGCGAGAACGAGTGGGCGTAG
- a CDS encoding pantoate kinase, giving the protein MTDEATAFAPGHVTAFFAPYPHDDPAVAGSRGAGLALSDGVEVTVRPTGSIEDGGRIFLDGTPTEMAAVTGVLGSLDPDSREGDCESGGLPADVDVRTDLPVGAGFGVSGAAALATALAANDAFDLARSENELVRAAHVAEVEAGTGLGDVVAQFRGGLPIRLEPGAPGHGEFDGLPARPRVEYVTFGELSTEAVLGGDLDPVRTAGEAALTRLRRRPTVDELLAAAREFAEDAGLLVPAVAEAVEAAEAEGSRASMAMLGRTAFALGTGLSDAGYDATPCTVHPTGATLVGLGGP; this is encoded by the coding sequence ATGACCGACGAGGCGACCGCGTTCGCGCCCGGCCACGTGACGGCGTTCTTCGCGCCGTACCCCCACGACGACCCCGCCGTCGCTGGCTCCCGAGGCGCCGGCCTGGCGCTGTCGGACGGCGTCGAGGTGACGGTCCGCCCGACCGGATCGATCGAAGACGGCGGGCGGATCTTCCTCGACGGGACGCCAACCGAGATGGCTGCCGTGACGGGCGTGCTCGGGTCGCTCGACCCGGATTCCCGGGAGGGGGACTGCGAGTCCGGCGGGCTCCCGGCCGACGTGGACGTCCGGACGGACCTCCCGGTCGGCGCCGGGTTCGGCGTCTCCGGGGCGGCGGCCCTGGCGACCGCCCTCGCTGCGAACGACGCGTTCGACCTCGCGCGCTCGGAGAACGAACTGGTCCGGGCCGCCCACGTCGCGGAGGTCGAGGCCGGGACGGGGCTCGGCGACGTGGTCGCGCAGTTCCGCGGCGGCCTCCCCATCAGGCTCGAACCCGGCGCGCCGGGCCACGGCGAGTTCGACGGACTGCCCGCCCGCCCGCGCGTCGAGTACGTCACGTTCGGGGAACTGTCGACCGAGGCGGTGCTCGGGGGGGACCTCGACCCGGTTCGGACGGCCGGCGAGGCGGCGCTGACGCGGCTGCGCCGCCGCCCGACGGTCGACGAGCTGCTCGCGGCCGCGCGGGAGTTCGCCGAGGACGCGGGGCTCCTGGTTCCGGCGGTCGCGGAGGCCGTCGAGGCGGCCGAGGCGGAGGGGTCGCGGGCGTCGATGGCGATGCTCGGCCGGACGGCGTTCGCGCTCGGGACGGGGCTCTCGGACGCCGGCTACGACGCGACCCCCTGTACGGTCCACCCGACCGGGGCGACGCTGGTGGGTCTCGGAGGTCCCTAG
- a CDS encoding pyridoxamine 5'-phosphate oxidase family protein, protein MSIDEIRESSPDFMTDDQMREFLTEEGVGVLGLLDEGVPYLVPMSFGFDGDSTLYFVFLLFGTESRKETLSDRAGQARFLVYDAESANEWRSLSLTGPLREIEDDEWTDLRDAMENAWHPDVFSAADPMRGIEGYRLEIDEWTGIQHGS, encoded by the coding sequence ATGTCGATCGACGAGATACGTGAGTCCTCCCCGGATTTCATGACCGACGACCAGATGCGGGAGTTCCTGACGGAGGAGGGCGTCGGGGTCCTCGGACTCCTCGACGAGGGGGTTCCGTACCTCGTGCCGATGTCGTTCGGGTTCGACGGGGACTCGACGCTGTACTTCGTGTTCCTCCTGTTCGGAACCGAGAGCCGCAAGGAGACGTTGAGCGATCGGGCGGGACAAGCGAGGTTCCTCGTCTACGACGCCGAGTCCGCGAACGAGTGGCGGAGTCTGAGCCTCACCGGTCCCCTCCGCGAGATCGAGGACGACGAGTGGACCGACCTCCGGGACGCCATGGAGAACGCGTGGCACCCGGACGTGTTCAGCGCCGCCGACCCCATGCGGGGCATTGAGGGGTACCGGCTCGAGATCGACGAGTGGACCGGAATACAGCACGGGTCGTAG
- a CDS encoding DUF1328 domain-containing protein, with the protein MSVTTAMLSAGTVAATPLQGGGGLLWLAIVFFVLALVSAFAGFRGVAGISMEIARILVFVFIVLAILTFLL; encoded by the coding sequence ATGTCAGTAACAACAGCCATGCTGTCGGCCGGCACAGTCGCAGCCACACCGTTGCAGGGCGGGGGGGGCCTGCTCTGGCTCGCTATCGTGTTCTTCGTGCTGGCGCTCGTCTCCGCGTTCGCGGGCTTCCGCGGAGTGGCCGGGATCAGCATGGAGATCGCGCGGATCCTCGTGTTCGTGTTCATCGTGCTCGCGATCCTGACGTTCCTGCTGTAG
- a CDS encoding SHOCT domain-containing protein produces the protein MDRSNPGGDRPGSEGVDEEDTPLQEAVGGVVVALVLLVAFGLLAVDYPYFWVAFPVGFGGVLPAAVALARYYERRRAEDAEGTADPEADALEILRDRYARDEIDEAEFERRVDALLRTESVEDARADAARRAAERERATDQGTDVERGGCSGRERDAE, from the coding sequence ATGGACCGGTCGAACCCGGGGGGCGACCGCCCCGGAAGCGAGGGCGTGGACGAGGAGGACACGCCCCTCCAGGAGGCCGTCGGCGGCGTGGTCGTCGCGCTCGTCCTCCTCGTCGCGTTCGGCCTGCTCGCGGTCGACTATCCGTACTTCTGGGTCGCGTTCCCCGTCGGGTTTGGCGGGGTGCTCCCTGCGGCGGTCGCGCTCGCGAGGTACTACGAGCGACGGCGCGCAGAGGACGCGGAGGGGACAGCCGATCCCGAAGCGGACGCGCTCGAGATACTCCGTGACCGCTACGCCCGCGACGAGATCGACGAGGCGGAGTTCGAGCGCCGGGTGGACGCCCTCCTGCGGACGGAGTCGGTCGAGGACGCCAGAGCTGACGCCGCCCGGCGTGCGGCCGAGCGCGAGCGTGCGACCGACCAGGGTACCGACGTCGAACGCGGGGGTTGCTCCGGACGGGAGCGCGACGCGGAGTGA
- a CDS encoding formyltransferase family protein has protein sequence MSEAPPNNLCVLADPYLKGYQVRSMEIAVERAGVEIPLVLVNDDEDPDYDREAEAKTVNEGLGLDAVRLFFDVLERERAWTFVIAEKKLAEEFGTRVEPSRRIHVDDIALFDDADVRRVSPVKDGNWNELPPDAVEAVGESCDVGMRYGFGLLKGDVLEVPEYGVLSFHPADIRLYRGMGPPQAYLDGRDRMGVTLQRLTEDIDAGEIIAYAETDVDDGATLWEIYDELHDLQANTLATGIENLRDPSIEPTVPDSLGPYYSTTLRRKPSFAGRVLLKNLRGHVLS, from the coding sequence GTGTCTGAGGCACCGCCGAACAACCTGTGCGTCCTCGCGGACCCGTACCTGAAGGGGTACCAGGTCCGGTCGATGGAGATCGCGGTCGAGCGGGCGGGGGTGGAGATCCCGCTCGTGCTCGTCAACGACGACGAGGACCCGGACTACGATCGGGAGGCGGAAGCGAAGACCGTCAACGAGGGGCTCGGACTGGACGCCGTCCGGCTGTTCTTCGACGTCCTGGAGCGGGAGCGAGCGTGGACGTTCGTCATCGCGGAGAAGAAACTCGCGGAGGAGTTCGGCACCCGCGTCGAACCGTCGAGGCGGATCCACGTCGACGACATCGCGCTGTTCGACGACGCGGACGTCCGCCGAGTCAGCCCGGTGAAGGACGGCAACTGGAACGAACTCCCGCCGGACGCCGTCGAGGCGGTGGGGGAGTCCTGCGACGTCGGCATGCGGTACGGCTTCGGGCTCCTCAAGGGGGACGTCCTCGAGGTGCCGGAGTACGGCGTCCTGAGTTTCCACCCCGCGGACATCCGACTGTATCGGGGGATGGGACCGCCGCAGGCGTACCTCGACGGCCGGGACCGGATGGGCGTGACGCTACAGCGGCTCACCGAGGACATCGACGCCGGGGAGATCATCGCGTACGCCGAGACCGACGTGGACGACGGCGCCACCCTCTGGGAGATCTACGACGAGCTCCACGATCTCCAGGCGAACACCCTGGCGACGGGAATCGAGAACCTCCGCGACCCGTCGATCGAACCGACGGTTCCCGACTCGCTCGGGCCGTACTACTCGACGACGCTCCGACGCAAGCCGTCCTTCGCCGGTCGGGTGCTCCTCAAGAACCTCCGCGGCCACGTCCTGAGCTAG
- a CDS encoding 4-phosphopantoate--beta-alanine ligase, which yields MTDEAAPPEVDHESELPRDHPRYQSLLTRHRIEEGVEKGITSTQGLIAEGRGEAFDYLLGEETLPSADAAARAAAAHLLLAEHPVLSVNGNVAALVPAEIVDLAEATDADIEVNLFNRTEERMGAIADHLREHGADEVKGLAADGRIPGLNHERAKVDADGIGAADVVLVPLEDGDRAESLGELGKTEIVVDLNPMSRSPRMAAVPVIDNIIRAVPNITRHARELADAPRGELERIVEGFDSEAALRDAERAIREGDLGKRDGKDQE from the coding sequence ATGACCGACGAGGCCGCGCCGCCCGAGGTCGACCACGAGTCGGAGCTCCCGCGGGACCACCCGCGCTACCAGTCGCTCCTGACGCGCCACCGCATCGAGGAGGGCGTCGAGAAGGGTATCACCTCCACGCAGGGGCTCATCGCCGAGGGCCGCGGCGAGGCGTTCGACTACCTACTCGGCGAGGAGACGCTTCCGAGCGCGGACGCGGCCGCCCGGGCGGCGGCGGCCCACCTGCTGCTCGCCGAACATCCGGTGCTCTCGGTGAACGGCAACGTCGCCGCGCTCGTCCCGGCCGAGATCGTCGACCTCGCGGAGGCGACCGACGCCGATATCGAGGTGAACCTGTTCAACCGGACCGAGGAGCGGATGGGGGCGATCGCCGACCACCTCCGCGAACACGGCGCCGACGAGGTGAAGGGACTCGCCGCGGACGGGCGCATCCCCGGACTGAACCACGAGCGGGCGAAGGTGGACGCCGACGGCATCGGCGCCGCCGACGTCGTGCTCGTGCCGCTGGAGGACGGCGACCGGGCGGAGTCGCTCGGCGAACTCGGCAAGACGGAGATCGTCGTCGACCTGAACCCGATGTCCAGGTCGCCTCGGATGGCCGCCGTCCCAGTCATCGACAACATCATCCGCGCCGTGCCGAACATCACGCGTCACGCTCGTGAACTGGCCGACGCGCCGCGGGGGGAACTCGAACGGATCGTCGAGGGGTTCGACAGCGAGGCCGCGCTTCGCGACGCGGAGCGCGCCATCCGCGAGGGAGACCTCGGGAAGCGCGACGGCAAGGATCAGGAGTGA
- a CDS encoding polysaccharide deacetylase family protein, with amino-acid sequence MTGQSDYSFALCLSHDVDRVYKTHQYLYNAISDRDIGELRGTFGSKNPYWQFERFMAIESGLGVRSSFNVLDEIHLSDRPMSEWVSKRGWMLYTGRYDVTDRAIASTFRTLDNLGWEIGLHGSYTSSENSGRFGYEKERIESVVNTEIIGNRQHHWRLSPPETWKHLRDAGIKYDTSLGDSTAMDFQHGYDLIRPFDDEFVVFPWSLMDHAVMGSAKSTDEVLANCQRVLEDARDNSSVLVADWHSNVLYEPEYPDYARVYEDLIERALDMGAWVGPPGTFYEAVPQPDGTIADALDNLSSTGREARV; translated from the coding sequence ATGACCGGACAGTCGGACTACAGTTTTGCCCTCTGCCTCTCCCACGACGTCGACCGGGTGTACAAGACACACCAGTACCTCTACAACGCGATCTCCGACCGCGATATCGGCGAACTTCGGGGGACGTTCGGATCGAAGAACCCCTACTGGCAGTTCGAGCGGTTCATGGCCATCGAATCCGGACTCGGCGTCCGCTCGTCGTTCAACGTCCTGGACGAGATCCACCTCTCCGACCGCCCGATGTCGGAGTGGGTGAGCAAACGGGGCTGGATGCTGTACACGGGTCGGTACGACGTGACCGACAGGGCGATCGCGTCGACGTTCCGCACGCTCGACAACCTCGGCTGGGAGATCGGTCTGCACGGGTCGTACACGTCCTCGGAGAACTCCGGCCGGTTCGGCTACGAGAAGGAGCGGATCGAATCCGTCGTGAACACGGAGATCATCGGCAACAGACAGCACCACTGGCGCCTGTCGCCGCCGGAGACGTGGAAACACCTACGTGATGCCGGGATAAAGTACGACACCTCGCTGGGCGACTCCACTGCCATGGACTTTCAACACGGGTACGACCTGATCCGACCGTTCGACGACGAGTTCGTCGTGTTCCCGTGGTCGCTCATGGACCACGCGGTGATGGGATCCGCGAAGTCGACCGACGAGGTCCTGGCCAACTGCCAGCGCGTCCTCGAGGACGCGCGGGACAACAGCAGCGTGCTCGTCGCCGACTGGCACTCGAACGTCCTGTACGAACCCGAGTACCCCGACTACGCGCGGGTATACGAGGACCTGATCGAGCGGGCGCTGGACATGGGCGCCTGGGTCGGCCCGCCCGGAACGTTCTACGAGGCCGTTCCCCAGCCCGACGGGACGATCGCCGACGCGCTCGACAACCTCTCGTCGACCGGGAGGGAAGCCCGTGTCTGA